The following coding sequences lie in one Aquabacterium olei genomic window:
- the bamB gene encoding outer membrane protein assembly factor BamB yields the protein MSLLRALQAPSSGHALRLTALSVSALALAVALGGCGSSKPQPAPLERFQPVAKLGMAWSQRVVGEAETPVSIAVVANTVTVAGTGGEVAQLALDTGKAIWRADLREPLSAGIGSDGRFAAVVTAQNELVVLDRGAPVWRERQSGRVITAPLVAGERVFVQGVDRAVRAYDLRDGRWLWQYQRPGSEPLALSSQGMLTPFRDTLLVGQGPRLVGLDPVRGTVRFDVTVGTPRGTNEVERLADLVGPAARADDELCVRAFQFSVACFELNRGSLRWSRPQAGTQAVAANDNVVVGADSTDRLSAWKTENGDLLWRVDRFTHRGLSAPAIWGDKLAVADREGYLHLLSLADGRNLARIELDAPLAAAPVVVADQLIVLSRKGTVSALRAN from the coding sequence ATGAGCCTCCTTCGCGCCCTTCAGGCCCCGTCCTCGGGTCACGCCCTTCGACTGACGGCACTCAGCGTGTCCGCACTCGCCCTAGCGGTGGCCCTCGGTGGTTGCGGCAGCAGCAAGCCTCAGCCCGCCCCGCTCGAGCGCTTCCAGCCCGTCGCCAAGCTCGGCATGGCGTGGTCGCAACGCGTGGTCGGCGAAGCGGAAACCCCGGTCAGCATCGCGGTGGTCGCGAACACCGTCACCGTGGCGGGAACCGGCGGCGAAGTGGCCCAGCTCGCCCTCGACACAGGCAAGGCGATCTGGCGCGCAGACCTGCGCGAGCCGCTGTCGGCCGGCATTGGTTCCGACGGCCGGTTTGCTGCCGTGGTCACGGCCCAGAACGAACTGGTGGTGCTCGACCGCGGCGCACCGGTCTGGCGTGAACGTCAGTCGGGCCGCGTGATCACGGCTCCGCTGGTGGCCGGTGAGCGCGTCTTCGTGCAAGGCGTCGACCGGGCCGTGCGCGCCTACGATCTCCGCGATGGCCGTTGGCTCTGGCAGTACCAACGCCCGGGCAGCGAGCCGCTCGCCCTCTCGTCTCAAGGGATGCTCACCCCGTTCCGTGACACCCTGTTGGTCGGGCAGGGCCCGCGCCTGGTGGGGCTGGATCCGGTACGCGGCACGGTGCGGTTCGATGTCACCGTTGGCACGCCCCGCGGCACCAACGAGGTCGAGCGGCTGGCTGACCTGGTCGGCCCGGCCGCCCGCGCCGACGACGAGCTCTGCGTGCGCGCGTTCCAGTTCTCCGTGGCCTGTTTCGAGCTGAACCGTGGCAGCCTGCGCTGGAGTCGCCCACAAGCCGGCACGCAAGCGGTGGCCGCCAACGACAACGTGGTCGTCGGTGCCGACAGCACCGATCGCCTGTCCGCCTGGAAGACCGAGAACGGCGACCTGCTGTGGCGCGTCGACCGCTTCACCCACCGTGGCCTGAGCGCGCCTGCCATCTGGGGCGACAAGCTTGCGGTGGCCGACCGTGAAGGCTATCTGCACCTGCTGTCGCTCGCCGACGGTCGCAACCTGGCCCGCATCGAGCTCGATGCCCCGCTGGCCGCTGCGCCGGTCGTCGTCGCTGACCAGCTGATCGTGCTGTCCCGCAAGGGGACCGTCTCGGCCCTGCGCGCCAACTGA
- the der gene encoding ribosome biogenesis GTPase Der codes for MKPVIALVGRPNVGKSTLFNRLTKSRDAIVADYAGLTRDRHYGEGRSGSRAFIAIDTGGFEPDCTSGIFKEMANQTRQAVAEADAVIFVVDARNGLSAQDHDIARYLRTANKKVLLAANKAEGMQSGPQLAEFYELGIGEPIPISSAHGQGIRSLLDMALDDFFADEDDEEPEEEGDKPIRLAVAGRPNVGKSTLINTWLGEERLVAFDMPGTTRDAISVPFERNGQKFELIDTAGLRRKGRVFEAIEKFSVVKTLQAISDANVVLLLVDATQGVTEQDAHIAGFILESGRAVVIAVNKWDAVDSYQREMLQRSIETRLAFLKFAPVLHISAIKRQGLGPVWKAITDAWASASRKMPTPVLTRLLAEAVQFQQPKRAGAFRPKLRYAHQGGQNPPVIVIHGNSLEHVSESYKRFLESRFREHFKLTGTPLRIEMKSSQNPFDDKA; via the coding sequence ATGAAACCTGTCATTGCGCTGGTCGGACGACCCAACGTCGGCAAATCGACGTTGTTCAATCGACTGACCAAGAGCCGCGATGCCATCGTGGCCGACTACGCGGGCCTCACCCGTGACCGCCACTACGGTGAGGGCCGCTCCGGCTCGCGCGCCTTCATCGCCATCGACACGGGCGGCTTCGAGCCGGACTGCACGTCGGGCATCTTCAAGGAGATGGCCAACCAGACGCGCCAGGCTGTCGCCGAAGCCGACGCCGTGATCTTCGTCGTCGACGCCCGCAATGGGCTGTCGGCGCAAGACCACGACATCGCCCGCTACCTGCGTACCGCCAACAAGAAAGTGCTGCTGGCGGCCAACAAGGCCGAAGGCATGCAATCGGGCCCCCAGTTGGCCGAGTTCTACGAGCTGGGCATTGGCGAGCCGATCCCCATTTCCTCGGCGCACGGACAGGGCATCCGCAGCCTGCTCGACATGGCGCTCGACGACTTCTTCGCCGACGAGGACGATGAGGAACCAGAAGAGGAGGGCGACAAGCCCATCCGCCTGGCCGTCGCGGGGCGCCCGAACGTCGGCAAGTCGACCCTGATCAACACGTGGCTGGGCGAAGAGCGCCTGGTCGCATTCGACATGCCCGGCACCACGCGGGACGCCATCAGCGTGCCGTTCGAGCGCAACGGGCAGAAGTTCGAGCTGATCGACACCGCGGGCCTGCGCCGCAAGGGCCGCGTCTTCGAGGCGATCGAGAAGTTCTCGGTGGTCAAGACCCTGCAGGCCATCTCGGACGCCAACGTCGTCCTGCTGCTGGTGGACGCCACCCAGGGCGTGACGGAGCAGGACGCCCACATCGCCGGCTTCATCCTCGAGTCCGGGCGCGCTGTGGTGATTGCCGTCAACAAGTGGGACGCCGTCGACAGTTACCAGCGCGAGATGCTGCAGCGGTCGATCGAGACACGCCTGGCTTTCCTGAAGTTCGCGCCGGTGCTGCACATTTCGGCCATCAAGCGCCAGGGGCTGGGCCCGGTCTGGAAGGCCATCACCGACGCGTGGGCCTCGGCCTCGCGCAAGATGCCCACGCCGGTCCTCACCCGCCTGCTGGCCGAGGCCGTGCAGTTCCAGCAACCGAAGCGTGCCGGGGCGTTCCGTCCCAAGCTGCGTTACGCGCACCAGGGCGGCCAGAACCCGCCTGTCATCGTCATCCACGGCAACTCGCTCGAGCATGTCAGCGAGTCCTACAAGCGCTTCCTCGAGAGCCGGTTCAGAGAGCACTTCAAGCTCACCGGCACGCCGCTGCGCATCGAAATGAAGTCGTCGCAGAACCCGTTCGACGACAAGGCGTGA
- the hfq gene encoding RNA chaperone Hfq: MSNKGQLLQDPFLNLLRREHVPVSIYLVNGIKLQGHIESFDQYVVLLRNTVTQMVYKHAISTVVPGRAVNFHANESTEGGSV, encoded by the coding sequence GTGAGCAACAAAGGGCAACTCCTACAAGACCCCTTCCTGAACCTGCTGCGCCGCGAGCACGTGCCGGTGTCCATCTATCTGGTCAACGGCATCAAGCTGCAAGGTCACATTGAATCGTTCGATCAGTACGTCGTGCTGCTTCGCAACACCGTGACCCAGATGGTCTACAAGCACGCCATTTCGACCGTGGTGCCCGGCCGTGCCGTGAACTTCCACGCCAACGAGTCGACCGAAGGCGGATCCGTTTGA
- the hflX gene encoding GTPase HflX, whose product MTTDSPSVRLANEDPRVVLVGVDFGPGSSFDPTLDELALLAESAGDQPVAKVTAKRRAPDAALFVGSGKADEIKSLVTLYQAHGVIFDQALSPAQQRNLERHLGVEVLDRTGLILEIFGARARSHEGKLQVELARLEYLSTRLVRRWSHLERQRGGVGHRGGPGETQIELDRRMIDQRIKSLKERLVKVKKQRNTQRRSRERTGTFRVSLVGYTNAGKSTLFNALTKAGTYAADQLFATLDTTTRQLFLSEAQRSVTLSDTVGFIRDLPHTLVESFEATLQEAAEADLLLHVVDAASPVLHEQIDEVLRVLDSIGAGALPQVLVFNKCDSLEAHQQPHHQRDVYELPSGRRCHRVFVSALKGQGLDTLRAVLAEAAVSGLGEEAITPTEVDPRFDRHNPLDSEVPPSAYPGFPTDTT is encoded by the coding sequence TTGACCACCGACTCCCCGTCTGTGCGCCTCGCCAATGAGGACCCCCGGGTCGTGCTGGTCGGGGTCGACTTCGGCCCCGGCTCCTCGTTCGACCCCACCCTCGACGAACTCGCCCTGCTGGCCGAATCGGCCGGCGACCAGCCCGTTGCCAAAGTCACGGCCAAGCGCCGTGCGCCCGATGCGGCCCTGTTCGTGGGCTCGGGCAAGGCCGACGAAATCAAATCCCTTGTGACCCTCTACCAGGCGCACGGGGTCATCTTCGACCAGGCCCTGTCGCCTGCACAGCAGCGCAACCTCGAGCGCCATCTGGGTGTCGAGGTGCTCGACCGCACCGGCCTGATCCTCGAGATCTTCGGTGCCCGTGCCCGAAGCCACGAAGGCAAGCTGCAGGTCGAACTCGCGCGCCTTGAATACCTCTCCACCCGCCTTGTGCGGCGCTGGTCCCACCTGGAGCGCCAGCGCGGCGGGGTGGGGCATCGCGGCGGTCCGGGTGAAACCCAGATCGAGCTCGACCGCCGGATGATCGACCAGCGCATCAAGTCGTTGAAAGAGCGGCTGGTCAAGGTCAAGAAGCAGCGCAACACCCAGCGACGTTCGCGTGAGCGCACCGGCACCTTCCGTGTGTCGCTCGTCGGGTACACCAACGCTGGCAAGTCGACCCTGTTCAACGCGCTGACCAAGGCCGGCACCTATGCGGCCGACCAGTTGTTCGCCACGCTGGACACGACCACCCGGCAGCTGTTCCTGTCCGAGGCGCAGCGCAGCGTGACGTTGTCCGACACGGTGGGGTTCATTCGCGATCTGCCGCACACGCTGGTCGAGTCGTTCGAGGCAACGCTGCAGGAGGCGGCCGAGGCCGATTTGCTGCTGCACGTCGTCGATGCCGCGAGCCCCGTGTTGCACGAACAGATCGACGAAGTGCTGCGCGTGCTCGACAGCATCGGCGCCGGTGCGCTGCCGCAGGTGCTGGTGTTCAACAAGTGCGACAGCCTCGAAGCCCATCAGCAGCCGCACCACCAGCGTGATGTCTACGAATTGCCCTCGGGCCGCCGTTGTCATCGTGTCTTCGTGAGCGCGCTGAAAGGGCAGGGGCTTGATACGCTGCGTGCCGTGCTGGCTGAAGCCGCGGTTTCCGGGCTGGGTGAAGAGGCCATCACCCCCACGGAAGTCGACCCCCGATTCGACAGGCACAATCCCCTTGACTCAGAGGTACCCCCGTCGGCGTACCCTGGTTTTCCGACCGACACAACATGA
- the hflK gene encoding FtsH protease activity modulator HflK, whose product MHTLDAGSVPARSIRLTWAVLPLAARLAMGAVHRTAWLGAQALRQALPGAARPAVLLNQRNDGPPDLDELWRDFNRKLSGMFASKGGGDNNGPGGNMSPDPSGAGIGAGLILGVVALIWLGSGFFIVQEGQQAVVMSFGRFSHTVDAGFQWRAPYPFQSHEVVNVTQLRSIDVGSNSVMQATGLRDSSMLTRDENIVDIRFTVQYRLQDARQYLFENRSSDEAVLQAAESAVREIVGNSNMDSVLYEQRDAIAAELVKSIQAQLNKLKAGVLVANVNVQSVQAPEQVQAAFDDAFKAGADRERLKNEGQAYANDVIPKAQGTAARLREEAAGYSARVVAQAEGDAQRFKSVYAEYQKAPGVMRDRLYIDTMQQVYSNVTKVMVESRQGSNLLYLPLDKLMGVNGSGAPAAPAAATSAPDNGVATAPAAPGVTDSRSRDGLRSRDRDAR is encoded by the coding sequence ATGCATACGCTGGATGCAGGCTCCGTGCCTGCACGATCGATCCGGTTGACGTGGGCGGTGCTGCCCTTGGCGGCCCGGCTTGCCATGGGTGCCGTCCATCGCACGGCCTGGCTCGGTGCTCAGGCGCTGCGTCAGGCCTTGCCCGGCGCGGCCCGCCCGGCGGTGTTGCTCAACCAGCGCAACGACGGTCCGCCTGACCTGGACGAACTCTGGCGTGACTTCAACCGCAAGCTCAGCGGCATGTTCGCCAGCAAGGGCGGCGGCGACAACAACGGGCCCGGTGGCAACATGTCGCCCGACCCCAGCGGCGCCGGCATCGGTGCCGGGCTGATCCTGGGCGTCGTGGCCCTCATCTGGCTTGGCAGCGGTTTCTTCATCGTGCAGGAAGGCCAGCAGGCCGTCGTGATGTCGTTCGGTCGTTTCAGTCATACCGTGGACGCCGGCTTCCAGTGGCGCGCCCCGTATCCCTTCCAGAGCCACGAAGTCGTCAACGTCACCCAGTTGCGTTCGATCGACGTCGGCAGCAACTCCGTGATGCAGGCCACTGGCCTGCGTGACTCGTCCATGCTCACGCGAGACGAGAACATCGTCGACATCCGTTTCACGGTCCAGTACCGCCTGCAGGATGCCCGCCAGTACCTGTTCGAGAACCGCAGCTCCGACGAAGCCGTGCTCCAGGCGGCCGAATCCGCCGTGCGCGAGATCGTGGGCAACAGCAACATGGACTCGGTGCTGTACGAGCAGCGCGACGCCATCGCGGCCGAGTTGGTGAAGTCCATCCAGGCCCAGCTCAACAAGCTGAAGGCCGGCGTGCTGGTTGCCAACGTCAACGTCCAGAGCGTGCAGGCTCCCGAGCAGGTGCAGGCCGCCTTCGACGACGCGTTCAAGGCTGGCGCAGACCGTGAGCGGCTGAAGAACGAGGGCCAGGCCTACGCCAACGACGTGATCCCGAAGGCACAGGGCACGGCCGCGCGTCTGCGTGAGGAAGCCGCCGGTTATTCCGCCCGCGTGGTGGCACAGGCCGAGGGCGATGCACAGCGCTTCAAGTCGGTGTACGCTGAGTACCAGAAGGCGCCCGGGGTCATGCGCGACCGCCTCTACATCGACACGATGCAGCAGGTCTACAGCAACGTGACCAAGGTGATGGTTGAGAGCCGCCAGGGCTCCAATCTGCTGTATCTCCCGCTTGACAAGCTGATGGGCGTGAACGGTAGTGGTGCGCCGGCGGCACCTGCCGCGGCCACTTCTGCACCGGACAACGGCGTGGCCACTGCGCCCGCGGCACCGGGTGTGACCGACTCCCGCTCGCGTGATGGTCTGCGCAGCCGCGACCGCGATGCGCGCTGA
- the hflC gene encoding protease modulator HflC, producing MNRIGTYLVGILLAIVIAASTLFVVDQRQFAVVYALGEIKEVISEPGLKFKLPAPLQNVIFLDRRVQTLDSPESRPIFTAEKKSLVIDWLVKWRVTEPRQFIRNNGVDIRNAENRLSPIVQAALNEEVTKRTVGAVLSTEREKVMQGVIRRLADDAKSFGIEIVDVRIKRVDFSANITESVYRRMESERKRVANELRSTGGAEGEKIRADADRQREIIVAEAYRDAQKIKGEGDAKASALYAEAFGRDPQFAQFYRSLEAYRATFRSKSDVMVIDQSGDFFKTMRGGSASGSTAAPRK from the coding sequence ATGAACCGCATCGGTACCTACCTGGTCGGCATCCTGCTGGCCATCGTCATCGCGGCATCGACCCTGTTCGTTGTCGACCAGCGCCAGTTTGCCGTGGTCTACGCACTCGGCGAAATCAAGGAAGTCATCAGCGAGCCGGGCTTGAAGTTCAAGCTGCCCGCGCCGCTGCAGAACGTGATCTTCCTCGACCGTCGCGTGCAGACGCTCGACAGCCCCGAGTCGCGCCCCATCTTCACGGCCGAGAAGAAGAGCCTCGTCATCGACTGGCTGGTGAAATGGCGCGTGACCGAGCCTCGCCAGTTCATCCGTAACAACGGCGTCGACATCCGAAACGCGGAAAACCGCCTTTCGCCCATCGTGCAGGCCGCGCTCAACGAGGAGGTCACCAAGCGCACCGTCGGCGCTGTGCTCTCCACCGAACGCGAGAAGGTGATGCAGGGCGTCATCCGTCGCCTGGCTGACGATGCCAAGTCCTTCGGCATCGAGATCGTCGATGTGCGGATCAAGCGCGTGGACTTCTCGGCCAACATCACCGAGTCGGTCTACCGCCGCATGGAATCGGAACGCAAGCGCGTGGCCAACGAGCTGCGCTCCACCGGTGGCGCCGAAGGCGAGAAGATCCGCGCCGATGCGGACCGCCAGCGCGAAATCATCGTGGCCGAAGCCTACCGCGACGCCCAGAAGATCAAGGGCGAGGGCGATGCCAAGGCGTCGGCGCTGTATGCCGAAGCGTTCGGTCGGGACCCGCAGTTTGCGCAGTTCTATCGCAGCCTGGAGGCCTACCGTGCCACCTTCCGCAGCAAGAGCGACGTGATGGTGATCGACCAGAGCGGCGATTTCTTCAAGACCATGCGGGGCGGCAGCGCTTCTGGCTCCACCGCTGCGCCGCGCAAGTGA
- a CDS encoding DUF2065 domain-containing protein has product MSDVLWTALALVLVFEGLMPAINPGGWRRMFEQLMRFDDEQIRRFGLGSMVVGLLLLWLIQALS; this is encoded by the coding sequence ATGTCTGACGTTCTTTGGACTGCGCTGGCCCTCGTGCTCGTGTTCGAGGGGCTGATGCCGGCCATCAATCCGGGTGGCTGGCGTCGCATGTTCGAGCAACTGATGCGCTTCGACGACGAGCAGATCCGTCGTTTCGGGCTCGGCAGCATGGTCGTTGGCCTGCTGCTTCTCTGGTTGATTCAGGCGCTCTCCTGA
- a CDS encoding ATP phosphoribosyltransferase regulatory subunit, giving the protein MSSAWLLPEHIADVLPAQARRVEELRRIWLDVARSYGYELVMPPLLEHLDSLLSGTGRALDLRTFKLVDQLSGRTLGVRADATPQVARIDAHLLNRDSVTRLCYCGPVLHTRPASPQASREPLQLGCEIYGHAGLEAELESTELALEGLLGSGLTDLVIDLADVRLIEGVLAGLGITALDDTTRTALVAALTAKDVAALRELADQGPLAAAPDAARVLVGLTTLYGGDEVLDQARALLPDHPMVGAALRDLGWLAGHLRQTQADVRVGFDLSDLSGYAYYSGTRFAVYGAGLADALVRGGRYDEVGAVFGRRRPAVGFSLDLKVLAELLASRSGLAVRPAVRAPWGEDPALRQAVRTLRGQGHTVVCVLPGHEHDVQEFDCDRELALVDGRWTVRAL; this is encoded by the coding sequence ATGTCGTCTGCTTGGCTGTTGCCAGAGCACATTGCTGACGTCTTGCCCGCGCAGGCCCGTCGCGTGGAAGAGTTGCGTCGCATCTGGCTGGATGTCGCCCGCAGCTACGGCTACGAGCTCGTGATGCCGCCGTTGCTCGAGCACCTTGACTCGCTGTTGTCCGGCACCGGCCGCGCGCTCGATCTCCGCACTTTCAAACTGGTGGACCAGCTCTCCGGTCGCACGCTCGGAGTCCGTGCCGATGCCACGCCTCAGGTGGCCCGAATCGACGCGCACCTGCTGAACCGCGACAGCGTCACCCGTCTGTGCTACTGCGGCCCCGTGCTGCACACCCGACCTGCGAGCCCCCAGGCCAGCCGTGAGCCGCTGCAACTCGGTTGCGAGATCTACGGCCACGCCGGGCTGGAGGCCGAACTGGAATCTACGGAGCTGGCGCTCGAAGGGCTGTTGGGCTCGGGGCTTACCGACCTGGTCATCGACCTGGCTGACGTGCGCCTCATCGAGGGCGTGCTGGCCGGTCTCGGCATCACGGCCCTCGACGACACGACCCGCACCGCGCTGGTCGCCGCGCTGACCGCCAAGGACGTCGCTGCACTGCGCGAGTTGGCGGACCAGGGGCCGCTGGCGGCTGCGCCGGATGCGGCCCGCGTGCTGGTCGGCCTGACGACGCTCTACGGAGGCGACGAGGTGCTGGACCAGGCGCGCGCACTGCTGCCCGACCATCCGATGGTCGGCGCCGCCCTGCGTGACCTCGGCTGGCTGGCTGGCCATCTGCGTCAGACGCAGGCCGACGTCCGTGTGGGCTTCGACCTGTCCGATCTGTCGGGCTACGCTTATTACAGCGGCACCCGCTTTGCCGTCTACGGTGCTGGTCTGGCCGATGCGCTGGTGCGTGGCGGCCGTTACGACGAGGTGGGGGCCGTGTTCGGACGCCGCCGCCCCGCCGTCGGCTTCAGCCTCGACCTCAAGGTGCTGGCGGAGCTGCTCGCCTCGCGCAGCGGTCTTGCCGTGCGCCCCGCCGTGCGGGCTCCCTGGGGTGAAGACCCCGCCTTGCGCCAGGCTGTGCGCACCCTCCGAGGGCAGGGCCACACCGTGGTGTGCGTGCTGCCCGGACATGAACACGACGTCCAGGAATTCGACTGCGACCGCGAGCTCGCACTCGTCGACGGACGCTGGACGGTGCGCGCCCTCTGA
- a CDS encoding adenylosuccinate synthase, whose translation MQSTSASARAGNTTARNVVVVGTQWGDEGKGKVVDWLTDHAAAVVRFQGGHNAGHTLVINGKKTALQLIPSGIMRDGVACYIGNGVVVDPTHLLSEIKRLEDAGLDVRSRLYISESCPLILPFHVEVDKAREALRETSGSGKIGTTGKGIGPAYEDKVARRALRVQDLKHPDRFAKKLRELLDLHNFALEGYLKAEKLEFQPIFDQAMAAAKEILPMLADVGVRIHAHNVDGGSVLFEGAQGTLLDIDHGTYPYVTSSNCVAGNAAAGSGVGPDKLHYILGITKAYTTRVGSGPFPTELDWDTPGTVGHHLSTVGQERGTVTGRARRCGWLDAAALKRSVLINGISGICLTKLDVLDGLSEIKVCTGYMLRGERIDILPLDADDIVACEPIYESFPGWEGSTFGITEWDKLPANARAYLERVEGFIGAPIDMVSTGPDRDHTILLRHPYKG comes from the coding sequence ATGCAAAGCACTTCTGCGTCGGCTCGCGCCGGCAACACCACCGCCCGCAACGTTGTGGTGGTTGGCACCCAATGGGGTGACGAAGGCAAGGGCAAGGTCGTCGACTGGCTGACCGACCATGCCGCCGCCGTCGTCCGCTTCCAGGGCGGCCACAATGCCGGCCACACCCTGGTGATCAACGGCAAGAAGACCGCCTTGCAGCTCATCCCGTCGGGCATCATGCGCGACGGCGTGGCCTGCTACATCGGCAACGGTGTGGTGGTGGACCCGACCCACCTGCTGTCTGAAATCAAGCGTCTGGAAGACGCGGGTCTGGATGTGCGCTCGCGCCTGTACATCAGCGAGTCGTGCCCGCTGATCCTGCCCTTCCACGTGGAAGTCGACAAGGCCCGCGAGGCCCTGCGCGAAACCAGCGGCAGCGGCAAGATCGGCACCACCGGCAAGGGCATCGGCCCGGCCTATGAAGACAAGGTCGCCCGCCGTGCCCTGCGCGTGCAGGATCTGAAGCACCCGGACCGCTTCGCCAAGAAGCTGCGCGAGTTGCTGGACCTGCACAACTTCGCGCTGGAGGGGTATCTGAAGGCCGAGAAGCTGGAATTCCAGCCCATCTTCGACCAGGCCATGGCCGCCGCGAAGGAAATCCTGCCTATGCTGGCCGACGTCGGCGTGCGCATCCACGCTCACAACGTGGACGGCGGCAGCGTGCTGTTCGAGGGCGCTCAGGGCACCCTGCTGGACATCGACCATGGCACGTACCCGTACGTGACGTCGTCGAACTGCGTGGCCGGCAATGCCGCAGCCGGTTCGGGTGTCGGCCCGGACAAGCTGCACTACATCCTCGGCATCACCAAGGCCTACACCACGCGCGTGGGCAGTGGTCCGTTCCCGACCGAACTCGACTGGGACACGCCCGGCACGGTCGGCCATCACCTGTCCACCGTCGGCCAGGAGCGTGGCACCGTGACGGGGCGTGCCCGTCGCTGCGGCTGGCTCGATGCCGCGGCCCTGAAGCGCTCGGTGCTGATCAACGGCATCTCGGGCATCTGCCTGACCAAGCTCGACGTGCTCGATGGCCTCAGCGAGATCAAGGTGTGCACCGGGTACATGCTGCGTGGCGAACGGATCGACATCCTGCCGCTGGACGCCGACGACATCGTGGCCTGCGAGCCGATCTATGAGAGCTTCCCGGGTTGGGAAGGCTCCACCTTCGGTATCACCGAATGGGACAAGCTGCCGGCCAATGCGCGCGCCTACCTGGAGCGCGTCGAGGGCTTCATCGGCGCACCGATCGACATGGTCTCCACCGGCCCTGACCGCGACCACACCATCCTGCTGCGTCATCCCTACAAGGGCTGA
- a CDS encoding phosphoribosyltransferase, which translates to MLTDDGKHLYVSWEEYHQLIERLALKVHASGWEFDQILCLARGGLRPGDVLSRVFDKPLGIMSTSSYRDEGGTLQGRLDMAKYITMPKGELAGRVLLVDDLADSGVTLQAVVERLRSMPAITELRSSVIWVKGVSCYTPDYYVEALPTSPWIHQPFEEYDGLRPAALLKRYEV; encoded by the coding sequence ATGCTCACCGACGACGGTAAACACCTCTATGTCTCCTGGGAGGAGTACCACCAGCTGATCGAGCGCCTGGCGCTCAAGGTGCACGCTTCCGGCTGGGAGTTCGATCAGATCCTGTGTCTGGCCCGCGGCGGCTTGCGTCCAGGCGATGTGCTGTCGCGCGTGTTCGACAAGCCGCTCGGTATCATGTCGACGAGCTCTTACCGTGACGAAGGCGGCACGCTTCAGGGCCGCCTCGACATGGCGAAGTACATCACCATGCCGAAGGGTGAGCTGGCAGGGCGTGTGCTGTTGGTCGATGACCTGGCTGATTCCGGCGTGACGCTGCAGGCGGTGGTTGAGCGGCTGCGCAGCATGCCGGCCATCACCGAGCTGCGCTCGTCCGTGATCTGGGTGAAGGGCGTGTCCTGCTACACCCCCGACTACTATGTCGAAGCGCTGCCGACGAGCCCCTGGATCCATCAGCCCTTCGAGGAGTACGACGGCCTGCGTCCTGCGGCGCTGCTCAAGCGTTACGAGGTCTGA